A window of the Chloroflexus sp. Y-396-1 genome harbors these coding sequences:
- a CDS encoding FmdB family zinc ribbon protein, with amino-acid sequence MPTYVYACDACGKQFEQFQSFKDEPLTVCLCGQAGRVRRVIQPAGIVFKGSGWYITDSRNSSSGSVTGSNATKGDTSDTKSDTGDD; translated from the coding sequence ATGCCAACCTACGTGTACGCCTGTGATGCCTGTGGTAAGCAATTTGAACAATTCCAGAGCTTTAAAGACGAGCCACTGACCGTGTGTCTCTGTGGTCAGGCCGGTCGGGTACGTCGGGTGATTCAACCGGCAGGCATTGTCTTCAAAGGTTCGGGATGGTATATCACCGATAGCCGTAACTCGAGCAGTGGTTCGGTTACCGGCAGCAATGCAACCAAAGGTGATACGAGTGATACCAAGAGCGACACTGGCGACGACTAG
- a CDS encoding [LysW]-aminoadipate kinase, translating into MLVVKVGGSAGNNYDALCDDIAGRWQHGERLILVHGGSDQTNRLGEALGHPPRFVTSPSGHTSRYTDRQTLEIFMMATAGLINKQLVERLQMRGVMALGLSGLDGRILSGKRKSTIRVIEQGRQMILRDDWTGTIEQVNSTLLQSLLDAGYLPVIAPLACSTAGEALNVDGDRAAAAIATALQAQTLLLLSNVPGLLRNFPDESSLIVHIPRTEIDAYMSYAAGRMKKKLLGAQEALVGGVQRVILADARIPGCISQALNGGGTHIV; encoded by the coding sequence ATGCTTGTGGTGAAGGTCGGTGGTAGCGCTGGCAACAACTACGATGCTCTCTGTGATGATATTGCCGGACGCTGGCAGCACGGCGAGCGACTGATTCTTGTCCATGGAGGTTCGGATCAGACAAATCGTCTGGGTGAAGCACTGGGTCATCCGCCGCGATTCGTGACGTCGCCGAGTGGTCACACTAGTCGCTATACCGACCGACAAACGCTCGAGATTTTTATGATGGCGACTGCTGGCCTGATCAATAAGCAACTGGTTGAACGCTTGCAGATGCGTGGAGTAATGGCCCTCGGCCTCAGTGGGCTTGATGGTCGCATTCTATCTGGAAAGCGAAAGTCGACCATCAGGGTGATCGAACAGGGGCGGCAGATGATTTTGCGTGACGACTGGACCGGCACCATCGAGCAAGTGAACAGCACATTGTTACAATCGCTTCTCGATGCTGGGTATTTGCCGGTGATTGCTCCGCTGGCCTGCTCAACTGCCGGTGAAGCGTTGAATGTCGATGGTGACCGCGCTGCTGCTGCTATTGCCACGGCATTACAGGCCCAGACGTTGCTCCTGCTCTCGAATGTACCAGGCTTGTTGCGCAATTTTCCCGATGAGTCATCGCTGATTGTTCATATTCCGCGCACTGAAATCGATGCTTACATGTCGTATGCCGCCGGTCGGATGAAAAAGAAACTTCTCGGCGCTCAAGAAGCACTGGTTGGCGGTGTGCAGCGTGTCATTCTGGCCGATGCTCGCATACCAGGCTGTATCAGTCAGGCTCTGAATGGTGGTGGTACCCACATTGTTTGA
- a CDS encoding 50S ribosomal protein L11 methyltransferase, which produces MQTTSWLEIAVEVDPESVETVAEILARYGYNGGVVIEPGWIAGDEGPEFRYDPHRPVWLRTYLPLDAQVEETRQQIEHALWHVHQIRPLGPIQTRTLAEEDWANAWKQFYSVMRVGTRTIIVPSWLEYQPQADDIVLLLDPGMAFGTGLHPTTRLCLNLLEQLVRPGQDVLDLGTGSGILAIAAAKLGAGRVLALDNDPIAVRVAQENVDRNQVGHTVTVAEGSLGVGQVMGHWLSGDFGPPEPDPALHEHGLQAMFDLIAANLIARVLITLAPDLATALKPGGLLISSGIIDVKEEEVAAAFTAVGLQPIARHVEGEWVALVHRRI; this is translated from the coding sequence ATGCAGACAACCTCATGGCTTGAAATTGCGGTAGAGGTCGATCCAGAATCGGTTGAGACTGTTGCCGAGATATTGGCCCGCTACGGCTACAACGGTGGGGTGGTGATCGAACCAGGCTGGATCGCCGGTGACGAGGGGCCAGAGTTTCGGTATGACCCTCATCGTCCGGTCTGGCTGCGTACCTATCTGCCACTCGATGCGCAGGTTGAAGAGACGCGCCAGCAGATTGAGCATGCGCTCTGGCATGTTCATCAGATCCGTCCGTTGGGGCCGATCCAGACCCGTACTCTGGCCGAAGAGGATTGGGCCAACGCCTGGAAACAATTTTATTCGGTCATGCGGGTAGGAACACGCACGATCATCGTACCCTCTTGGCTGGAATATCAACCACAAGCCGACGATATTGTTCTGTTACTCGATCCAGGGATGGCTTTCGGTACGGGTCTGCATCCAACGACCCGTCTCTGCCTAAACTTGCTCGAACAACTGGTACGACCAGGGCAAGACGTGCTTGATCTCGGTACCGGTTCCGGGATTCTCGCCATTGCAGCCGCTAAACTCGGCGCCGGTCGGGTACTGGCCCTCGATAACGATCCGATTGCAGTACGGGTTGCGCAGGAAAATGTTGACCGCAATCAGGTCGGGCATACGGTAACTGTCGCTGAGGGAAGTCTTGGGGTTGGGCAAGTAATGGGACACTGGCTCTCCGGTGATTTTGGCCCGCCAGAACCAGACCCGGCCCTGCACGAACACGGCCTGCAAGCCATGTTCGATCTGATAGCGGCCAACCTCATTGCCAGAGTACTGATCACGCTTGCACCCGACCTGGCAACCGCACTCAAGCCTGGGGGTCTGCTCATTAGTAGTGGGATCATCGATGTTAAAGAAGAAGAGGTAGCAGCCGCCTTTACCGCAGTTGGCCTCCAACCGATTGCACGCCATGTTGAAGGTGAATGGGTGGCACTGGTACATCGCCGAATATAA
- the cysS gene encoding cysteine--tRNA ligase: MTIQLYNTLTRRLEPLETIEPGVVRMYVCGVTPYDEAHIGHAMSAIVFDVIRRYLEFRGYQVRHIVNFTDIDDKVIARANALGQDPLTLSGQYAAEFLTQLQAMNVLPATAYPRVSTTMPAIIAFVQGLIERGYAYLVDGDVYFRVRRDEDYGKLSGRSLDEMLSGTRFEVDPRKESPADFALWKAARPGEPAWDSPWGPGRPGWHIECSAMAMEYLGPQIDIHGGGTDLIFPHHENEIAQSESLTGQCFARYWVHNGMLQLVNPQTRQVEKMSKSLGNVVTIADFLSRYDADVFRLIVLSSSYRSPLTYNDEIAADNQRKLERLLSALAPASGTIREGPAVTALQEAATLARQRFITAMDNDFNSPAAPAALFDLVRAINAARDAGLADDILAIGQQTLRELAGVLGLRLQLRQQTTNAEVTPFIDLLVEVRSELRKAKQFTLADLVRNRLGELGVILEDGPQGTRWKWDR; the protein is encoded by the coding sequence ATGACTATTCAACTCTACAACACTCTGACCCGTCGGCTCGAACCACTCGAGACGATTGAACCCGGTGTAGTGCGGATGTATGTGTGTGGCGTGACCCCTTACGATGAAGCGCATATTGGTCACGCGATGTCGGCCATCGTCTTCGATGTTATCCGCCGCTACCTCGAGTTTCGTGGGTATCAGGTTCGGCATATTGTAAACTTCACCGATATTGATGACAAGGTTATCGCCCGTGCCAATGCCCTGGGGCAAGACCCACTAACACTGTCGGGTCAGTATGCAGCCGAGTTTCTGACCCAGTTGCAGGCAATGAATGTCTTACCGGCGACGGCATATCCCCGCGTCTCTACAACAATGCCGGCTATCATTGCCTTCGTGCAGGGATTGATCGAACGCGGCTATGCTTACTTGGTCGACGGTGATGTTTATTTTCGGGTTCGACGTGATGAAGACTACGGGAAGCTCTCTGGCCGTTCACTCGATGAGATGTTGAGCGGTACACGCTTTGAAGTCGATCCACGCAAAGAATCACCGGCTGACTTTGCCCTTTGGAAAGCAGCCCGGCCTGGTGAACCCGCCTGGGATAGCCCATGGGGACCAGGCCGGCCCGGATGGCATATCGAATGCTCGGCAATGGCGATGGAATATCTTGGCCCGCAGATCGATATTCATGGTGGCGGCACTGACCTGATCTTCCCCCATCACGAAAACGAGATTGCCCAGAGTGAGAGTCTGACCGGTCAATGCTTTGCCCGCTACTGGGTTCACAATGGGATGTTGCAACTGGTCAACCCCCAAACCCGGCAGGTTGAAAAGATGTCGAAGTCGCTGGGTAATGTCGTGACCATTGCTGATTTTCTTAGCCGTTACGATGCCGATGTCTTTCGACTCATCGTCTTGAGCAGTTCGTACCGCAGTCCACTAACGTACAACGACGAGATTGCGGCTGATAATCAGCGCAAACTCGAACGACTGCTCTCAGCACTGGCACCGGCAAGCGGCACGATCCGCGAAGGCCCGGCGGTAACTGCCCTCCAAGAGGCAGCGACACTTGCCCGCCAGCGTTTTATAACGGCAATGGATAACGACTTCAACAGCCCGGCGGCACCGGCAGCACTGTTCGATCTAGTACGGGCAATCAATGCCGCACGCGATGCCGGTCTGGCAGATGACATCTTGGCAATCGGGCAGCAGACCTTGCGCGAACTGGCTGGTGTCCTCGGTCTGCGACTACAATTACGTCAACAAACAACAAACGCCGAAGTAACGCCATTTATCGATCTGCTGGTTGAGGTGCGCAGCGAATTACGGAAAGCGAAACAGTTCACATTGGCCGATCTGGTGCGTAACCGGTTAGGTGAACTGGGAGTAATCTTGGAAGATGGGCCACAGGGAACGCGCTGGAAGTGGGATCGGTAA
- a CDS encoding type I phosphomannose isomerase catalytic subunit translates to MQQLYPILCEPRLVEPLWGGQRLASWLDLPPPHPERLGEIWLIFDSNRVSNGVLAGMTIADLARVYGPALVGTRPFARYGADLPLLAKFIDAADRLSVQVHPDDEYAHTYEAHTGFHGKTEAWYILAAEPNATVTLGTRTRIEREALATAINDGTVEELLAEQPVQAGDMIFVPAGTIHAINAGIMLFEIQQKSDLTYRLYDYNRRDARTGQLRPLHIEQALAVSRLEPAHTARLRPLVLDEQRELLVACPSFALERWQIRGQLTTTTDPASLEILTVIAGTAKLIWQQTILELRQGMAVLLPATLGEYQIVSNDGTLLRSYIPDVPALITSVGVELGAGPIFL, encoded by the coding sequence ATGCAGCAGCTCTACCCAATTCTCTGTGAACCGCGACTAGTCGAGCCACTTTGGGGTGGTCAGCGACTGGCGTCATGGCTTGATCTGCCCCCTCCTCATCCCGAACGACTAGGCGAAATCTGGCTGATTTTCGATAGCAACCGGGTAAGCAACGGTGTATTGGCCGGTATGACAATTGCTGACCTGGCCCGTGTGTATGGTCCGGCCCTGGTTGGCACACGCCCATTTGCCCGCTACGGCGCCGATTTGCCACTGTTGGCAAAATTTATCGACGCTGCCGACCGGCTCTCGGTGCAGGTGCATCCTGACGACGAGTATGCTCATACGTATGAAGCACATACCGGCTTCCACGGCAAAACCGAAGCCTGGTATATCCTCGCTGCCGAGCCAAACGCAACTGTGACCCTCGGTACTCGTACCCGCATTGAACGAGAAGCCCTGGCAACGGCGATCAATGATGGTACAGTTGAAGAATTACTGGCCGAGCAACCGGTGCAGGCCGGCGACATGATCTTCGTTCCTGCCGGTACAATTCACGCCATTAATGCTGGCATTATGTTATTTGAAATTCAGCAGAAATCGGACCTCACTTACCGGTTGTACGACTACAACCGACGTGATGCTCGTACCGGCCAGCTTCGCCCTTTACATATCGAACAGGCGCTGGCAGTGAGCCGCCTGGAACCGGCTCACACCGCCCGTTTGCGCCCGCTCGTCCTGGATGAGCAGCGCGAACTCTTGGTGGCGTGTCCATCGTTCGCGCTTGAACGCTGGCAGATTCGGGGACAATTGACGACCACCACCGATCCGGCTTCGCTCGAAATCCTGACGGTCATTGCCGGTACAGCGAAACTGATCTGGCAACAGACAATCCTCGAACTGCGACAGGGAATGGCAGTTTTGTTACCGGCAACGCTTGGAGAGTACCAGATCGTGAGCAATGATGGAACCTTACTTCGATCGTACATCCCTGACGTACCAGCGTTGATAACCTCGGTTGGCGTCGAGCTAGGCGCTGGCCCAATCTTCCTGTGA
- a CDS encoding 16S rRNA (uracil(1498)-N(3))-methyltransferase, producing the protein MTDETFTIPNTRRFFVNPSWLSTDQIEIDDPALIHQWVRVLRLRTGDRVMLLDGQGMAAVAEITHLDRRLAHGQIIARCQATGEPAVIFDLYLALIRHERFEWALQKAVELGVHRIVPVVFARSLTGDRVDAHRLARWQRIVTEAAEQSGRGRLPLVCQPQPFLTAIGAAHSADLAILLDEQATTHLRAVLQQQPLLRQIAIYSGPEGGIEPYERAAASDHGIQAVSLGPRILRAETAPMAALAMLQYALHT; encoded by the coding sequence ATGACAGACGAGACATTCACTATTCCAAACACGCGCCGCTTCTTTGTCAATCCATCCTGGCTATCTACCGATCAGATCGAGATTGATGATCCGGCACTCATTCATCAATGGGTACGGGTCTTGCGCCTGCGGACCGGTGATCGGGTCATGTTACTCGACGGGCAGGGAATGGCGGCGGTGGCCGAAATTACTCACCTTGATCGTCGGCTGGCCCACGGACAGATCATTGCCCGCTGTCAGGCAACCGGTGAGCCAGCGGTAATCTTTGATCTCTATCTGGCCTTGATTCGTCATGAGCGGTTTGAATGGGCGTTGCAGAAAGCCGTTGAGTTGGGGGTACATCGGATCGTACCGGTTGTATTCGCCCGCTCACTCACTGGTGATCGGGTTGATGCACATCGGCTGGCCCGCTGGCAACGGATTGTCACCGAAGCAGCCGAGCAATCGGGGCGGGGACGGTTACCTTTGGTCTGCCAGCCCCAACCCTTTTTGACAGCCATCGGCGCTGCGCACAGTGCAGATCTGGCAATACTCCTCGATGAACAAGCCACAACACATTTGCGTGCCGTGTTGCAGCAGCAACCATTGCTGCGCCAGATTGCAATCTACTCTGGTCCAGAGGGCGGCATCGAACCATACGAACGGGCTGCTGCCAGCGATCACGGTATTCAGGCAGTATCGTTAGGGCCACGCATCTTGCGGGCAGAAACTGCGCCGATGGCGGCACTAGCTATGCTTCAATACGCACTTCATACCTAG
- a CDS encoding S41 family peptidase → MKRVWAIIGKITQWLAVIAIAFLGGWITGRIVGVSPIDVFISGVSNADARLLTPGERRQQAAIFWDVWDLVEGNFYRPEIIDRKRMIYGAIRGMLATLDDPYTFFQEPEEAQQNRESMEGRYEGIGAYLRVENGMIMIDRPIPNSPAMQAGLQSGDIILAVDDQPLAELIAGLNERDASSRAISLIRGPAGTVVRLTIRRPAEDRVFTVAITRAAIPIITVNSALLADGIAYIQITEFKATTTELLDNAIAELRPQRPRAIVLDLRNNSGGFLTTAQEVLGRFYDGIALYEEERGGVQKELRTITAAPDRRLFDIPMVVLVNGGSASAAEVVAVALRDQRLDTVLLGERTFGKGSVQNIYTLRDGSSVRITIARWLTPSGEAINGVGITPQHVVPASNDPEYAAPCVPDRIEEQNCADAQLYWALRLLREGTAPPPPPTETVTAP, encoded by the coding sequence ATGAAACGGGTGTGGGCAATTATTGGCAAAATAACCCAATGGCTGGCAGTGATCGCTATCGCTTTTCTCGGTGGTTGGATTACCGGTCGAATTGTTGGCGTCTCACCGATCGATGTGTTTATTTCCGGCGTTTCTAACGCCGATGCACGGCTGCTTACGCCTGGCGAACGACGCCAACAGGCTGCTATCTTCTGGGATGTGTGGGATCTGGTCGAAGGCAACTTCTACCGCCCAGAAATTATCGACCGCAAGCGCATGATCTACGGGGCAATCCGAGGAATGCTGGCGACCCTCGACGATCCCTATACCTTTTTTCAGGAACCGGAAGAAGCGCAGCAGAATCGCGAGTCGATGGAAGGACGGTATGAAGGGATAGGTGCGTATCTGCGCGTCGAGAATGGCATGATAATGATTGACCGCCCCATCCCCAATTCGCCAGCGATGCAGGCCGGTCTTCAGTCGGGCGACATTATTCTAGCGGTCGATGATCAACCACTTGCCGAGCTAATTGCCGGTCTAAACGAGCGAGACGCCAGTTCCCGTGCAATCAGCCTGATTCGTGGCCCGGCTGGCACTGTTGTCCGCCTGACTATACGTCGCCCAGCCGAGGATCGCGTCTTTACAGTGGCAATCACGCGCGCCGCAATTCCGATCATCACCGTAAACAGCGCTCTCCTGGCCGATGGAATCGCTTATATCCAAATCACGGAATTTAAGGCGACCACGACCGAGCTGCTGGATAATGCAATTGCTGAATTACGTCCGCAACGACCACGAGCAATTGTGCTCGATTTAAGGAACAATTCCGGCGGCTTCTTAACAACTGCGCAAGAGGTACTAGGTCGGTTCTACGATGGCATAGCGCTATACGAAGAGGAACGTGGCGGTGTGCAGAAAGAGTTACGTACTATTACCGCTGCTCCTGATCGTCGTCTCTTCGATATTCCGATGGTTGTCCTGGTTAATGGTGGCTCAGCCAGTGCCGCCGAAGTCGTAGCCGTGGCCTTACGCGATCAACGTCTAGATACGGTCTTGCTCGGCGAACGAACTTTCGGCAAGGGGTCAGTGCAAAATATTTATACACTCCGTGATGGTAGTAGCGTGCGAATCACGATTGCCCGCTGGTTAACACCAAGTGGAGAAGCTATCAATGGCGTTGGGATTACTCCCCAACACGTTGTACCGGCCTCCAACGATCCCGAATACGCAGCACCATGTGTCCCTGATCGCATTGAAGAACAGAACTGCGCCGATGCGCAACTCTACTGGGCACTTCGGCTCTTGCGAGAAGGAACCGCACCACCGCCACCACCAACTGAAACTGTAACGGCCCCCTGA
- the epsC gene encoding serine O-acetyltransferase EpsC: MGLSHALCVLRDDIRAIFKNDPAARNLAEVLLYPGLHAIILHRLAHALYRRNIPFIPRLISQISRFLTGIEIHPGARIGRGFFIDHGMGVVIGETAEIGDWVMLYQGVTLGGTGKQTGKRHPTVEDEVVIGVGAIVLGAITIGKGARIGGGAVVVKDVPPHCTAVGVPARIVARRDPITGQSRRVEPLPDPEGEMLRGLHDKVLELELRIADLEAATHVHHEEHRLKYNALPDQLWQTLLNDAAPLEEEYNQGAGI; the protein is encoded by the coding sequence ATGGGTCTTTCACATGCACTGTGCGTCTTGCGCGACGATATTCGCGCTATTTTTAAGAATGATCCGGCGGCGCGTAATCTGGCCGAGGTGTTGCTTTACCCCGGTTTACACGCTATTATTCTGCATCGCCTCGCCCATGCGCTCTACCGTCGGAACATCCCTTTTATTCCACGACTGATTTCACAGATCAGTCGCTTCCTCACCGGTATCGAAATTCATCCCGGCGCCCGGATCGGGCGCGGTTTTTTCATCGATCACGGGATGGGTGTCGTGATCGGGGAAACTGCCGAGATCGGTGATTGGGTGATGTTGTACCAGGGAGTTACCTTAGGCGGCACCGGCAAACAAACCGGGAAACGCCATCCAACGGTAGAAGATGAGGTGGTAATCGGTGTCGGAGCCATTGTGCTCGGTGCTATCACCATCGGCAAAGGAGCACGCATTGGTGGTGGTGCGGTTGTTGTCAAGGATGTCCCACCCCATTGTACTGCGGTTGGTGTGCCGGCCCGGATTGTTGCTCGACGTGATCCGATAACCGGTCAGTCACGGCGGGTTGAACCGTTGCCTGACCCAGAAGGCGAGATGCTCCGCGGGCTGCACGATAAGGTGTTGGAACTTGAGCTGCGGATCGCCGATCTCGAAGCAGCTACGCATGTTCACCACGAGGAGCATCGGTTAAAATACAATGCGTTACCTGATCAACTTTGGCAAACACTCTTGAATGACGCGGCCCCTCTCGAAGAAGAGTATAATCAAGGTGCCGGGATTTGA